A region of Bombilactobacillus folatiphilus DNA encodes the following proteins:
- a CDS encoding SLOG family protein, translating into MQRVQNLWVGGYRSFELQIFKDDDPKAKVIEDFLEMRLRDYCEKGLKWILTGAQLGIEQTTVRVAKRPIFQEYQLQTAVILPFEGMADRWNDQNKQRFSQTVQTTDYFNSVSHTGYQGPQQFKNWQQFMLSHTDGSFFVYDLDVPGKCQYEYMAITQYQKYHDYDCQLASFYDLQDFVNDRQEF; encoded by the coding sequence ATGCAAAGAGTTCAGAATCTTTGGGTGGGCGGTTACCGTTCGTTTGAATTACAAATTTTCAAAGATGATGATCCCAAAGCCAAAGTAATTGAAGATTTTTTAGAAATGCGTTTACGAGATTATTGTGAAAAAGGTTTGAAATGGATCTTGACGGGTGCCCAATTGGGAATTGAGCAAACCACGGTGCGTGTTGCTAAACGTCCGATTTTTCAAGAATATCAGCTACAAACAGCGGTTATTTTACCATTTGAAGGAATGGCCGATCGATGGAATGACCAAAATAAGCAGCGATTTAGTCAGACTGTACAGACAACAGATTATTTTAACAGCGTTAGTCATACAGGCTATCAAGGACCGCAACAATTTAAAAATTGGCAACAATTTATGCTGTCACATACTGATGGCAGTTTTTTTGTATATGATTTGGATGTTCCGGGTAAATGTCAGTATGAATATATGGCGATTACACAATATCAAAAGTATCATGATTACGATTGCCAATTGGCTAGTTTTTATGATTTGCAGGATTTTGTCAATGATCGGCAGGAATTTTAA
- a CDS encoding THUMP domain-containing class I SAM-dependent RNA methyltransferase, whose amino-acid sequence MKLLATMASGFEAITKKELQNLGFTIDQVDTGKVYFTGDLDAIVLTNLWLRSADRIKIVLKKFKALTFDELFEGVKSMAWDQWLPLDASFPVKGRSVRSKLHSEPDIQAITKKAIVDKMATVYHRRGFLPESGNTFQIEVRLVKDQVEITLDTTGASLFKRGYRTEHGGAPLKENFAAALILLTPWRANDPFYDPTTGSGTIAIEAALIGRKIAPGLNRHFAFENFDWFNPELLQIAKDKAQSQIQPSGTLEINASDIDGSMIDVAKLNAHQAGVLHDINFKQLAVKDVRITSQNGILIANPPYGKRMQEQTKVHHLYHEMGQSFGKMSTWSKYYLSSDLEFEKFYGQKATKRRKLYNGALRTDLFQYWGHPTYKK is encoded by the coding sequence ATGAAATTATTAGCAACGATGGCCAGTGGTTTTGAAGCCATCACGAAAAAAGAATTACAAAATTTAGGTTTCACAATTGATCAAGTTGACACTGGCAAAGTTTATTTTACTGGTGATTTGGATGCAATCGTGTTGACGAATTTGTGGTTGCGGAGTGCGGATCGTATCAAAATTGTTTTGAAGAAATTTAAAGCGTTAACTTTTGATGAATTATTTGAAGGTGTCAAGTCGATGGCTTGGGATCAATGGCTGCCTTTGGATGCGAGTTTTCCTGTGAAGGGTCGTTCAGTTCGTTCTAAATTGCATTCAGAACCCGATATTCAAGCTATTACTAAGAAAGCCATTGTTGATAAAATGGCAACAGTGTATCATCGGCGCGGTTTTTTGCCAGAGAGTGGTAATACTTTTCAAATTGAGGTGCGCTTGGTCAAAGATCAAGTTGAAATCACTTTGGACACGACAGGCGCGTCTTTGTTTAAACGTGGTTATCGGACGGAACATGGTGGTGCGCCCTTAAAAGAAAATTTTGCCGCAGCTTTAATTTTATTGACACCTTGGCGGGCAAATGATCCTTTTTATGATCCAACAACAGGTTCGGGAACGATTGCAATTGAAGCTGCATTAATTGGTCGTAAGATTGCGCCAGGTTTAAATCGTCACTTTGCATTTGAAAATTTTGATTGGTTCAATCCGGAGCTCTTACAAATTGCCAAAGACAAGGCTCAGAGTCAAATTCAACCGAGCGGGACTTTAGAGATTAATGCCAGTGATATTGATGGTTCCATGATTGATGTGGCCAAATTAAATGCGCACCAAGCTGGTGTTTTACATGATATTAATTTTAAACAACTGGCGGTCAAAGATGTTCGAATTACGAGTCAAAATGGTATCTTAATTGCTAATCCTCCGTATGGTAAGCGAATGCAGGAACAAACTAAAGTCCATCATTTATATCACGAAATGGGTCAAAGTTTCGGGAAAATGAGCACTTGGAGTAAATATTATCTTTCTAGTGACTTGGAATTTGAAAAATTCTATGGTCAAAAAGCGACTAAACGGCGCAAATTGTATAATGGTGCCTTACGGACAGATTTATTTCAATATTGGGGGCACCCCACTTATAAAAAATGA
- a CDS encoding DnaD domain-containing protein gives MAVAARDLLNAGNTTINNILLTQIGQLKMTSEQFLVWVNLRMYQEQGINFPSTHELVQNTGFSEEKLYQILQDLIEQNFIKLISQTRPGTPYQDCYDLTPTYEKLLERDVAQATEPTPSADSNQLQRIFQQIEVEFGRPLSPIEQQVIQGWLTQDHYSVELIQLALKESVLNQVYSLKYIDRILLNWEKHNIKTVAQLQRYKEQQGDY, from the coding sequence ATGGCAGTTGCTGCACGCGACTTATTGAATGCGGGAAATACGACAATCAATAATATCTTGTTAACCCAAATTGGACAATTGAAGATGACTAGCGAACAATTTCTAGTATGGGTCAATTTGCGAATGTATCAGGAGCAAGGAATTAATTTTCCCTCCACGCATGAATTAGTTCAAAATACTGGTTTCAGTGAAGAGAAACTTTATCAGATTCTTCAGGATTTAATTGAGCAGAATTTTATTAAACTGATTTCGCAAACACGGCCTGGAACACCGTATCAAGATTGTTATGATTTAACCCCGACGTATGAAAAATTATTGGAGCGAGATGTTGCACAGGCTACAGAGCCGACACCATCAGCTGACTCCAATCAACTACAAAGAATTTTCCAACAAATTGAGGTTGAATTTGGTCGTCCGTTGTCCCCGATTGAGCAGCAAGTGATTCAAGGATGGCTAACGCAAGATCACTATTCTGTGGAATTGATTCAACTGGCATTGAAGGAATCAGTTTTGAATCAGGTTTATTCATTAAAATATATTGATCGAATTTTATTGAATTGGGAAAAGCATAATATTAAAACGGTTGCCCAGCTACAACGCTATAAGGAACAACAGGGAGATTATTGA
- a CDS encoding ROK family protein has product MKKHFLSIDIGGTNVKYALIDQQGQLLQKKTVATVKSNLADFVRQIQQIIDDLAGNYQGIAISVPGKVIHPSDQIIGGGFLSFLDQQNFNELLRIPNNTTLSVENDGKAAALAEMWLGNLRDVQNGAAIVLGSGIGCGLILNKQLYYGTNFQAGEVSFMLKNNTFDMQNLAGTSGSAVSMIEQAAQLLELVDLTDGQQVFAAINQDDPRVMAVFEEFCQNIAILIYNIQTVVDVQRFVIGGGISAQLIVSTMIRQKYQDLRQNFPFLEKTFVMPEIMAGKFHNDANLYGALYQLLQIR; this is encoded by the coding sequence ATGAAAAAACATTTTTTAAGTATTGATATTGGTGGTACTAATGTCAAATATGCTTTAATTGATCAACAAGGTCAACTTTTGCAAAAAAAGACAGTTGCTACTGTAAAGTCTAATCTGGCTGATTTTGTACGACAAATTCAACAAATTATTGATGATTTGGCTGGCAACTATCAGGGGATTGCAATCAGTGTCCCGGGTAAGGTCATCCATCCTTCGGATCAAATTATTGGCGGTGGTTTCTTATCATTTTTAGATCAGCAAAACTTTAACGAGTTGCTAAGAATTCCAAATAATACTACTTTGAGTGTTGAAAATGATGGGAAAGCTGCGGCGTTAGCAGAGATGTGGTTAGGTAATTTACGGGATGTGCAAAATGGGGCGGCAATAGTTTTGGGTTCTGGTATTGGTTGTGGCCTCATCCTTAACAAGCAACTTTATTATGGGACAAACTTTCAAGCTGGTGAAGTTAGCTTTATGTTGAAAAATAATACTTTTGACATGCAGAATTTAGCTGGCACGTCAGGTTCAGCCGTATCAATGATTGAGCAAGCAGCCCAATTATTAGAGTTGGTTGATTTAACGGATGGTCAGCAGGTATTTGCGGCGATCAATCAGGATGATCCTCGTGTAATGGCTGTTTTTGAGGAATTTTGCCAAAATATCGCAATTCTGATTTATAATATTCAAACGGTTGTAGATGTTCAACGTTTTGTTATCGGCGGAGGGATTTCTGCTCAACTTATTGTGAGTACAATGATTCGACAAAAATATCAAGATTTGCGACAAAATTTTCCTTTCCTGGAAAAGACTTTTGTGATGCCAGAGATTATGGCGGGTAAATTTCATAATGATGCTAATTTGTATGGTGCACTCTATCAGTTGCTACAAATTAGGTAA
- the gpsB gene encoding cell division regulator GpsB — translation MKEIKLSPKIIVEKRFKNAVHGYNGKDVDSFLDEIIKDYEAFQANIDELKEENHRLARQLEEKRSVVTTSNVEPKPSQAVEPQVVVNENSAPGTTNYDILKRLSNLERHVFGQSVEPRTNYTSTSNSNMATGEQQPIINSSEQLHDQK, via the coding sequence ATGAAAGAAATCAAGTTAAGTCCGAAAATCATTGTTGAAAAAAGATTTAAAAATGCGGTGCATGGTTACAATGGTAAAGATGTTGATTCTTTTTTAGATGAAATTATCAAAGATTATGAGGCTTTTCAAGCAAATATTGATGAATTGAAAGAAGAGAACCATCGTTTGGCCCGCCAACTGGAGGAAAAGAGATCAGTCGTTACCACCTCTAATGTGGAACCCAAGCCATCACAAGCTGTTGAACCGCAGGTGGTCGTTAATGAGAATTCGGCACCGGGAACCACTAATTATGATATCTTAAAGCGTTTGTCCAATTTGGAACGACATGTCTTTGGACAAAGCGTTGAACCGCGTACTAATTACACTTCCACTTCTAACTCGAATATGGCAACTGGCGAGCAACAGCCTATTATTAATTCTAGTGAACAGTTGCATGATCAAAAATAA
- the recU gene encoding Holliday junction resolvase RecU — translation MTINYPQGVSHQANIKSRPTIFGDRGMTLEQEINESNIYYRNHQLAVIYKKPTPIQIVKVDYPKRSRAVIKEAYFRQASTTDYNGVYQGHYIDFEAKETRHTTSFPLSNFHDHQIKHLAQCLKQQGICFVLIKFVTLGRYFILPASDLLLFWQQAQNGGQKSMPLTFISHKSIEIQAGFNPILPYLSACKQLIAQQGGQS, via the coding sequence TTGACTATTAATTACCCTCAAGGTGTTTCACATCAAGCAAACATAAAAAGTCGCCCGACCATTTTTGGAGATCGTGGCATGACACTGGAACAAGAAATCAATGAAAGTAACATCTACTATCGTAATCATCAGCTCGCGGTGATTTACAAAAAACCCACCCCTATTCAAATTGTCAAAGTGGATTATCCCAAACGCAGTCGGGCAGTGATTAAAGAGGCATATTTTAGGCAAGCTTCTACGACTGACTATAACGGCGTTTATCAAGGTCACTATATTGATTTTGAGGCCAAAGAAACGCGCCATACAACTTCTTTTCCATTAAGCAATTTTCACGATCATCAAATCAAACATTTAGCACAATGCCTGAAGCAACAAGGAATCTGTTTTGTCCTAATTAAATTTGTAACGCTCGGTCGTTATTTTATTTTACCCGCTTCAGACTTATTACTTTTTTGGCAGCAAGCACAAAATGGTGGACAAAAATCCATGCCGTTAACTTTCATTAGTCATAAATCTATTGAAATTCAAGCTGGTTTTAATCCTATTTTGCCATATTTATCAGCTTGTAAACAATTAATTGCCCAACAAGGAGGCCAAAGCTAA
- a CDS encoding magnesium transporter CorA family protein has product MITSYETKFNFRLIDANNPTTDEQNELITKYHVTREIINYALDKFELPRITYDEYTRSFLMVLSVPSHQQTLETAVQSVTIFANRQQIICFTNNHSQHIINYLQEFLKVYSDNHNLTFRLFADLIRQISDNFLDKVKKFYDEQEQIEMEFQHHHHRSATINQLATLQTKITFGVTATSGNADLIDELFGFFNSDDNHLKLDPWTAKHFDQARIESNQALKNFQLINEIAQQLSGTYNNLLNDETNDVMRYLTVYSLILTIPSIVVGFYGMNMHLPLANSKWSWIISIVIMLLLCLLLIIDMIRRHFL; this is encoded by the coding sequence ATGATTACCTCTTACGAAACAAAATTTAATTTTAGACTCATTGACGCCAATAATCCAACTACTGATGAACAAAATGAATTAATAACCAAGTACCATGTTACACGTGAAATTATTAACTATGCTCTAGATAAATTTGAACTTCCACGAATTACATACGATGAATATACGCGTAGTTTTTTAATGGTCTTATCAGTTCCTAGCCATCAACAAACGTTAGAAACCGCGGTTCAATCAGTTACTATTTTTGCCAATCGTCAGCAAATTATTTGCTTTACCAATAATCACAGTCAACATATTATTAATTATCTGCAAGAATTTTTAAAAGTTTACTCTGACAATCATAATCTAACATTTCGATTATTCGCTGATTTGATTCGTCAAATTTCTGATAACTTTTTAGATAAAGTTAAAAAATTCTATGATGAACAAGAACAAATTGAAATGGAATTCCAGCATCATCACCATCGTTCAGCCACAATCAATCAATTAGCAACCCTCCAAACAAAAATCACATTTGGTGTTACTGCCACCTCGGGTAATGCTGATTTAATTGACGAATTATTCGGTTTTTTTAATTCAGACGACAATCATCTCAAACTGGATCCTTGGACAGCGAAACATTTTGATCAAGCACGTATTGAATCCAATCAAGCTCTCAAAAATTTCCAACTAATTAATGAAATTGCTCAACAATTATCTGGCACCTACAACAATTTATTGAACGACGAAACCAATGATGTTATGCGATACCTGACGGTTTATTCTTTAATCTTAACTATTCCGTCTATTGTTGTCGGCTTTTACGGCATGAATATGCATCTACCTTTGGCTAACAGTAAGTGGTCCTGGATTATTTCTATTGTTATCATGCTATTATTGTGTTTACTACTAATTATTGATATGATTCGTCGTCATTTTTTATAA
- a CDS encoding transglycosylase domain-containing protein, translating into MDDSRISRYHQPIKRKHHFWAWFLTCLLLIIVGFIGIFVYYGLSAPDINSEVLQSGGSSTIYDQKGHEITTLGNQNRTYVTIDKVPKQMQDAVVSTEDRHFYKEHFGVNPIRIILAALNNLRGGDLQGGSTLTQQLIKLSVFSTKKSDQTMKRKMQEVWLAAKVERNFSKNQILEFYMNKVYLANGTYGFQTAAQYYFGKNLNKLTLAQMALLAGMPQAPNNYNPYTKPNSATQRRNLVLQSMYDNHKISQQQLNSAKNTPINEGLKAYQPNSGVGDNKMIVDPYIKQVIQETKAKGLDPYRDNLKITVNMDLKAQKYLYDLVNSDTNGLFPNNKLQTAVSIVTNNGAVVAMIGGRKLGNVQLGLNRAVQDTRSNGSTMKPILDYGPAIQYLKWNTNHPLIDEPFTYPGTNIALQNWDHTYDGTMTMRSALAQSRNIPAIKTLQAVGFNNGRKFAQKLGIDVPYKQGLSAGIGSDLSTLQLASAYSAFANGGNYHKPQYISKIQTTDGLIHDYDSTTKKAMSSSTAYMITDMLKDVVTPNGMGSQAYISGLHQAGKTGTTNYSSEELSRNPALNGTAKDSWFAGYTKHYSISVWTGYDAPTQAGVTANQQLIAGKVYQKLMRYLSLNKSTPDWTKPHNLVRADGTNILYFRSKKPKNLPNVNRNNNVNSDNRDVVPNRNNGRTDESNSPETDHSTQTTDGNSAETNQPNPNSSNNPNQHTDGSTSNSSGSNDTQPSPSSPSSDNSIPPNNNSNTNAGANTNTN; encoded by the coding sequence ATGGATGATTCTCGAATTTCTCGCTACCATCAACCTATTAAAAGAAAACATCATTTTTGGGCCTGGTTTTTAACTTGTCTTTTGCTTATTATTGTAGGATTTATAGGAATCTTTGTTTACTATGGTCTAAGTGCGCCTGATATTAATTCCGAAGTTTTACAAAGTGGTGGTTCTTCGACTATTTATGATCAAAAGGGCCACGAAATCACCACACTCGGTAATCAAAACCGGACTTACGTGACGATTGATAAAGTTCCTAAACAGATGCAAGATGCTGTAGTATCAACTGAAGATCGGCATTTTTATAAAGAACATTTTGGTGTGAATCCCATCCGCATTATCTTAGCAGCCTTAAATAATTTACGTGGGGGCGATTTACAAGGAGGCAGTACTTTAACACAACAGTTAATCAAGCTGTCCGTTTTTTCAACCAAAAAATCTGATCAAACTATGAAGCGTAAAATGCAAGAAGTCTGGTTAGCGGCCAAAGTAGAACGTAATTTTTCAAAAAATCAAATTTTAGAATTCTATATGAATAAAGTTTACCTAGCTAACGGTACTTACGGTTTTCAAACAGCAGCTCAATATTACTTTGGCAAAAATTTAAACAAATTAACATTAGCGCAAATGGCTTTATTAGCAGGAATGCCGCAAGCACCCAACAATTATAATCCTTACACGAAACCAAACTCGGCTACCCAACGGCGTAATCTAGTTCTACAATCTATGTATGATAATCACAAAATTTCGCAACAACAGTTAAATAGCGCTAAAAATACCCCCATTAATGAAGGGCTCAAAGCATATCAACCCAACTCTGGTGTTGGCGATAATAAAATGATTGTCGATCCCTATATTAAACAAGTGATCCAAGAAACAAAAGCTAAAGGACTAGATCCTTACCGCGATAATCTCAAAATCACTGTCAATATGGATCTTAAAGCACAAAAATATTTATATGATTTAGTCAATAGCGATACCAACGGACTATTTCCTAACAACAAACTTCAAACCGCTGTTAGTATAGTTACCAACAATGGAGCCGTGGTAGCAATGATTGGCGGCCGAAAATTAGGCAATGTTCAGCTAGGATTAAATCGAGCTGTCCAAGACACCCGTAGCAACGGTTCTACCATGAAGCCTATTCTCGATTATGGACCGGCTATTCAGTATTTAAAATGGAACACCAATCATCCGTTGATCGACGAACCTTTCACATATCCTGGAACAAATATTGCTTTGCAAAATTGGGATCACACTTATGACGGCACAATGACGATGCGCTCCGCTTTAGCCCAATCACGTAATATACCTGCTATTAAAACTTTACAAGCCGTTGGTTTTAACAATGGTCGTAAATTTGCCCAAAAATTAGGCATTGATGTTCCTTATAAACAAGGATTATCCGCGGGGATTGGCAGTGATTTATCGACTTTACAACTGGCGAGTGCTTATAGCGCCTTTGCCAATGGCGGTAATTATCATAAGCCTCAGTATATTTCCAAAATTCAGACAACTGATGGTCTAATTCATGATTACGATTCTACGACCAAAAAAGCCATGAGTTCTTCGACAGCTTATATGATCACGGACATGCTCAAAGACGTTGTGACACCCAATGGTATGGGATCACAAGCCTACATTAGTGGGCTCCACCAAGCAGGCAAAACCGGCACTACGAATTATAGTAGTGAGGAATTAAGTCGTAATCCAGCGTTAAATGGAACGGCCAAGGATTCTTGGTTTGCCGGATATACTAAACACTACTCAATTAGTGTTTGGACAGGTTACGATGCACCTACGCAAGCTGGTGTCACAGCTAATCAGCAACTCATCGCTGGTAAAGTTTATCAAAAATTGATGCGCTATCTTTCATTAAATAAATCAACCCCCGATTGGACTAAACCTCACAACTTAGTACGAGCTGACGGAACAAATATTCTTTATTTCCGTAGTAAAAAGCCCAAAAATCTACCGAACGTTAATCGTAACAATAATGTAAATAGCGACAATCGCGATGTTGTGCCTAATCGAAACAATGGGCGGACAGACGAAAGTAATTCTCCAGAAACAGATCACTCAACACAAACTACTGATGGTAATAGCGCTGAAACTAATCAGCCAAATCCAAATTCCAGCAATAATCCTAATCAACATACTGACGGCTCGACCAGTAATTCTAGTGGCAGTAACGACACTCAACCTTCACCCAGTTCACCGTCCTCTGACAACAGCATTCCACCTAACAACAATTCCAACACCAATGCTGGTGCTAATACGAATACCAATTAA
- a CDS encoding endonuclease III domain-containing protein: MLLDDEQIRQAMKMIMDCYPNAGPSLQAQSHFQYLIAVMLSAQTTDKSVNRVTPQLFAAFPDAQTLAQATVEQVEALIKSLGLYHTKAKHLILCAQQLVQNFDGQVPTSQEKLITLSGVGTKTANVVLSDCFGIPAFAVDTHVSKIAKRLHFVEAEAGVQVVEKRVTEALASKDWIKAHHALIDFGREFNFHNEKAIEQLPIVQQCDQWVAAN, translated from the coding sequence ATGTTATTAGACGATGAACAAATTAGACAAGCTATGAAAATGATTATGGACTGCTATCCCAACGCTGGTCCTAGTTTACAGGCACAATCACATTTTCAATATCTAATTGCGGTGATGTTAAGCGCTCAGACAACTGACAAATCGGTGAATCGCGTTACGCCGCAGTTGTTTGCGGCGTTTCCGGATGCTCAAACTTTAGCTCAAGCGACTGTGGAGCAAGTTGAAGCGTTAATTAAAAGTTTGGGGCTGTACCACACTAAAGCCAAACATTTAATTTTATGTGCGCAACAATTAGTCCAAAATTTTGATGGACAAGTTCCAACTAGCCAAGAGAAGTTGATTACACTATCAGGGGTAGGGACGAAAACGGCCAATGTTGTCTTGAGTGATTGCTTCGGTATTCCGGCATTTGCGGTGGATACGCATGTTAGCAAAATCGCCAAACGATTACACTTTGTGGAAGCTGAAGCTGGTGTGCAAGTAGTTGAAAAACGAGTTACTGAAGCATTAGCTTCGAAAGACTGGATCAAAGCGCATCATGCACTCATTGATTTTGGTCGTGAATTTAATTTTCATAATGAAAAGGCGATTGAGCAGTTGCCAATAGTTCAGCAATGTGATCAATGGGTTGCAGCAAATTAG
- a CDS encoding NAD(P)-dependent oxidoreductase: protein MKIAVIGATGMAGAAVVKEAVIRGHLVTALSRTKANLDQLVIDVDNDRLTTQVMDAFELMAADLNQFDVVVDAFATDPQKAYLHLDLATKLIALLREVDRPRLVFILGAGSLLTGSDDHLFVRDMEQDPQAQAFIAVPQNQLAELDFLRNVNNVNWVGISPGINFLPGSKKALLMGENHLLYNEQQVSTTSSGTMAVAILDEIEQPKHFKQRFTVIDK, encoded by the coding sequence ATGAAAATTGCAGTAATTGGGGCTACAGGAATGGCAGGAGCGGCTGTTGTGAAAGAAGCCGTTATCCGAGGCCATTTGGTCACAGCATTGAGTCGGACCAAGGCTAATTTAGATCAGTTGGTAATCGATGTAGATAACGACCGGCTGACGACTCAAGTTATGGATGCTTTTGAATTGATGGCGGCAGACTTAAATCAATTTGATGTTGTAGTGGATGCTTTTGCTACAGATCCTCAAAAAGCGTATTTGCATCTTGATTTGGCAACCAAATTGATAGCCTTATTACGGGAAGTCGATCGTCCGCGGTTAGTTTTTATTTTAGGTGCAGGTAGTTTGTTAACAGGATCAGACGATCATCTTTTTGTTAGAGACATGGAGCAAGATCCTCAAGCACAGGCATTTATTGCTGTACCGCAAAATCAATTAGCAGAACTAGATTTTTTGCGGAATGTTAACAATGTTAATTGGGTCGGTATTTCCCCAGGGATTAACTTTTTACCTGGATCGAAAAAAGCGTTGTTGATGGGTGAAAATCACTTATTGTATAACGAGCAACAGGTATCTACTACTAGTTCTGGGACGATGGCTGTGGCCATCTTAGATGAAATTGAACAACCTAAACATTTTAAGCAGCGTTTTACAGTTATTGATAAATGA
- a CDS encoding nitroreductase family protein, whose amino-acid sequence MDAIQAIQKRHAVRSFQSQKLELEQIKQIISIAQKAPSWVNSQELHVDVAVGSSLEQIRQKNVIAVEAGQLSQADLPAPVADQWSSEAQLNMQQWSDKMKQLLDDKNLAHLNTLKAELYNAPAIVYLSLPQHFTSWSLYDLGAFSEALMVAAYDLQVDSLPAYQFVLYPEMVKQILNIDKQRQLIVGLGLGYAKESDLVNQIGAKRQPLSDILTIHK is encoded by the coding sequence TTGGATGCAATTCAAGCAATTCAAAAACGTCATGCAGTTCGTAGTTTTCAATCACAGAAGCTTGAGCTAGAACAGATTAAGCAAATTATTTCAATCGCTCAAAAAGCGCCATCATGGGTTAATAGTCAAGAGTTACATGTTGATGTGGCCGTTGGCTCTTCTTTGGAACAAATTCGACAGAAAAATGTTATAGCTGTGGAAGCGGGACAATTAAGTCAGGCTGATTTACCAGCGCCAGTTGCAGATCAGTGGTCATCCGAAGCACAATTAAATATGCAGCAATGGTCTGATAAAATGAAACAGTTGTTGGATGATAAAAATTTGGCACATTTAAATACTTTAAAAGCTGAATTATATAATGCACCAGCGATTGTTTATTTGAGTTTGCCGCAGCATTTCACGAGTTGGTCATTGTATGATTTGGGAGCTTTTAGTGAAGCGTTGATGGTAGCGGCATATGATTTGCAAGTTGATTCGTTGCCTGCTTATCAATTTGTGCTTTATCCTGAGATGGTTAAGCAAATTTTAAACATTGATAAGCAACGCCAGTTAATTGTGGGACTTGGTTTGGGTTATGCAAAAGAGTCTGATCTGGTCAATCAGATTGGTGCCAAGCGTCAACCTTTATCAGATATTTTGACAATCCATAAATAA